The Cryomorphaceae bacterium 1068 genome window below encodes:
- a CDS encoding DUF4159 domain-containing protein, with amino-acid sequence MKKLLFLFVLISNSVFAQDGSFSLAVLQYRGGGDWYSNPTSVPNLAEFCREQLNMSIGETKYVEVGSPDIFNYPFIHMTGHGNVVFNSNDRENLRLYLLGGGFLHIDDNYGMDAFLRNQLEQVFPEKELVEIPFDHPIYHQKYDFNKGLPKVHEHDGAPPRGYGIFHEGRLVLFYSVESDLGDGWEDPAVHNDPEETRQEALRMGANLVQYALVGEKTETP; translated from the coding sequence ATGAAAAAACTTCTCTTCCTTTTCGTATTGATTTCAAATTCCGTCTTTGCCCAAGACGGCTCATTTTCATTGGCGGTACTTCAATACCGTGGCGGAGGAGACTGGTACTCCAATCCGACTTCCGTTCCCAATCTGGCGGAGTTTTGCCGTGAGCAACTCAACATGAGTATTGGTGAAACGAAATATGTTGAGGTAGGTAGCCCTGATATATTCAACTATCCTTTCATCCACATGACGGGGCACGGAAATGTGGTGTTCAACAGCAATGACCGTGAAAACCTTCGGCTTTATCTACTTGGAGGTGGCTTTCTGCACATTGACGATAATTATGGAATGGATGCTTTTTTGAGAAATCAGCTAGAGCAGGTTTTCCCCGAAAAGGAGTTGGTTGAAATTCCTTTTGACCATCCCATCTACCACCAGAAATACGACTTCAACAAAGGGCTGCCAAAAGTTCACGAACATGATGGAGCGCCGCCGCGCGGTTACGGAATCTTTCACGAAGGAAGACTTGTACTCTTCTATAGCGTAGAGTCTGATCTCGGAGATGGTTGGGAAGATCCTGCCGTGCACAATGATCCTGAAGAGACTCGTCAAGAAGCCCTGAGGATGGGCGCCAACTTGGTTCAGTACGCTCTGGTAGGCGAAAAAACAGAAACACCTTAG